The nucleotide sequence TTAAAAGGCGGTATGAACGCACTTTTATCACAAGGATACGTAACCTCAAAGTAAGTCTAGTTAGACTTACTTTTTCTTTGGCCTAAATACAGAAATTACCTCTTCATTGTTTTCAATATAAGCTCCACCTATCAAATCCACACAATAAGGAATAGCAGGAAATATAGGCTCAATGCATTCTCTTATAGCTTTTGGATTACCCGGTAAGTTGATAATCAATGATTTTCCTTTTATACCCGCGCTTTGTCTTGAAAGTATAGCTGTTGGTACATATTCTAAGCTTTTTGCACGCATTAACTCCCCAAAACCTGGTAGCATTTTATCACACACTGCTTGTGTTGCTTCTGGTGTCACATCACGCAAAGCAGGCCCCGTACCCCCTGTAGTAAAAATCAAATCACATTTTACTTCATCAGCC is from Campylobacter sp. CNRCH_2014_0184h and encodes:
- the mog gene encoding molybdopterin adenylyltransferase, coding for MVKIGILVLSDRASSGIYEDKSGVEIEKILDSYIKSEKSFYYELIPDEYDLIIEKLAYLADEVKCDLIFTTGGTGPALRDVTPEATQAVCDKMLPGFGELMRAKSLEYVPTAILSRQSAGIKGKSLIINLPGNPKAIRECIEPIFPAIPYCVDLIGGAYIENNEEVISVFRPKKK